From Rudanella lutea DSM 19387, a single genomic window includes:
- a CDS encoding S41 family peptidase, whose protein sequence is MKRLLTLLFIGLPYWVSAQSDEYDPYRLYTPTQLQEDLAVLQRAFVQLHPGLYRYTSPDSLNLAYRQAVAQIDRSMHDVEFGLLLRPYIGRVRCAHTGLSISKERQRYLRQLRQPPLPLSLLVRGDKLFVATQPMQATGVSAFEEIAALDGRPATELIRQFRPMVWGDGYTQTASDGMLSMLMPALYRAAYGYQDTLTVQLTDSTGRLRKVALPTRGVSARRLARYAKADTVRRQRSALPTRTVLNRRGIRLSVVREDSAIAVLKIDRFADGPMRRAFAAAFKEIKRREIRQLIVDVRGNLGGSAQTCRDLVRYVATQPFVFWDSTVANARTARIPGVKTWLSSPFAYIDLRFRLRRDDHGNLQLPTYRKTVRPYENRRFTGPVYILTDGLSFSAGSIFPALARQYNPNVRIVGRETGGGAYGCNAGQSIFVQLPNTRMVVKIPAYRIRLPLPGRDQGRGVMPDYPVAYSLDDLRQGRDRDLETARQLMSRDRATSNALSNSR, encoded by the coding sequence ATGAAACGCCTGCTAACACTCCTTTTCATCGGCTTGCCGTACTGGGTCAGCGCCCAGTCAGACGAGTATGACCCGTATCGTCTGTACACGCCGACTCAGTTGCAGGAAGACCTCGCCGTGTTGCAGCGGGCCTTTGTGCAGCTGCATCCGGGTCTGTACCGGTACACCTCGCCCGATAGTCTTAATCTGGCGTATCGGCAGGCCGTAGCCCAGATCGACCGGTCGATGCACGACGTTGAGTTTGGGTTGTTGCTGCGTCCGTACATCGGGCGGGTGCGGTGCGCCCACACAGGGCTGTCTATCTCTAAAGAGCGCCAGCGGTACCTGCGCCAACTCCGGCAGCCTCCGCTACCGCTGTCGCTGCTGGTGCGGGGCGACAAGCTGTTTGTGGCCACGCAACCCATGCAGGCCACGGGTGTGTCGGCTTTTGAAGAAATTGCCGCCCTCGACGGCCGCCCGGCTACCGAACTGATCCGTCAGTTTCGGCCTATGGTTTGGGGCGACGGCTACACCCAAACTGCCAGCGACGGCATGTTGTCGATGCTGATGCCGGCCTTGTACCGGGCGGCTTACGGGTATCAGGATACCCTCACCGTTCAACTCACCGACTCGACCGGCCGTTTGCGCAAAGTGGCCCTGCCCACGCGGGGTGTCTCGGCCCGTCGGTTGGCCCGCTATGCCAAAGCCGATACCGTTCGGCGGCAACGGTCGGCCCTGCCTACCCGCACGGTTCTTAACCGACGCGGCATTCGCCTGTCGGTGGTGCGCGAAGATTCGGCCATTGCCGTGCTCAAAATTGACCGGTTTGCCGATGGTCCCATGCGCCGAGCGTTTGCGGCCGCTTTCAAGGAAATAAAACGCCGGGAAATTCGGCAACTGATTGTCGATGTCCGCGGCAATCTCGGGGGCAGTGCCCAAACCTGCCGCGATCTGGTGCGGTACGTAGCTACGCAGCCGTTTGTGTTCTGGGATTCAACAGTGGCCAACGCCCGTACGGCCCGTATTCCGGGGGTTAAAACCTGGCTCAGCAGCCCGTTTGCGTACATCGATCTGCGGTTTCGGCTCCGGCGCGACGACCACGGCAATCTCCAGTTACCCACGTACCGCAAAACCGTTCGACCCTACGAAAATCGGCGGTTTACGGGGCCGGTTTATATCCTGACGGACGGACTCTCGTTTTCGGCAGGATCTATTTTCCCGGCTTTGGCCCGGCAATACAACCCCAACGTCCGGATTGTCGGGCGCGAAACGGGGGGCGGGGCCTACGGGTGCAATGCCGGTCAAAGCATTTTTGTGCAGTTGCCCAATACCCGAATGGTGGTCAAAATACCGGCATACAGGATTCGGCTTCCCTTGCCCGGCCGCGATCAGGGCCGGGGCGTTATGCCCGACTATCCCGTTGCTTACTCGCTCGACGATCTGCGGCAGGGCCGCGACCGCGATCTCGAAACGGCCCGGCAACTCATGTCGCGCGACCGGGCAACGTCCAATGCCTTGTCTAACTCCCGGTAA
- a CDS encoding TonB-dependent receptor, protein MKSVTLSLLLLLLSACIVAFGQSPTKHTINGQVKTAAGQPLEFVTMLLVQASDSTKLVKGAISDAKGAYTFENVTPGQYRIGAQQVGFAKTYSKPFAVDATQSSVAGPELTLAEESKNLSEVKVVAKKPFIEQQVDRTVVNVENSIVSSGNTALEVLEKAPGVTIDRQNDQIQLKGKAGVIVMIDGKQTYLSVQEVSNLLKNTPSDNIEKIEIITNPGSKYDASGNSGIINIKMKRDKNFGTNGTAILGAGVGRFEKTNASINLNHRQGKMTSFGSVNARYGRSFQMNDISRVIPLQGQTSYFDQNSYRVNFSRNVNFRAGFDYNLTRKSTVGAVLTGFSNLWAQPNGINTSYISNANREVTLVPTTNIRSENRWNNITGNVNYKYDFNGKGRELTADADYSRFNADNLNDMTTRFYNAAGAEVQGAQRFRNPMMAEINIWAAKADYVHPTKKGKIEAGVKSSLVSTDNDMRYFDIIDNREVVNTNQTNRFQYNENINAAYTNFATRLNKKTNLQAGLRMEHTHSEGKSVTLNQTVTRDYVNLFPTVHVSRQLDTNHVLNVSYSRRIDRPSYQDLNPFKFYLDKYTYQEGNPYLRPQLTHSVEMTHVYKSAFSTTLGYSRTNDVIFREVPGQNPADSTTFVMTQNMRLQQNVNLTLSFPVQVRKWWMMQNNITALYNNIDAEYRGANLNVKVLTYNLYTSNNFTLGKGFSAELAGWFNSAGVYGIIKTQPMGAFSLGVQKRVLDGKGTLRVNVNDPFWINKFRGSAQYQDINLKMQSRWESRQVRATFTYRFGNQNVKAARQRQSATSAEQNRVQSNN, encoded by the coding sequence ATGAAATCCGTTACACTTTCCCTTCTGCTTTTGCTCCTCAGCGCCTGTATAGTCGCTTTCGGACAATCGCCAACCAAACACACCATCAACGGTCAGGTAAAAACTGCCGCTGGCCAGCCGCTTGAGTTCGTAACCATGCTGCTGGTACAAGCATCTGACTCGACCAAACTCGTAAAGGGAGCTATCAGTGATGCCAAGGGCGCGTACACCTTCGAAAACGTAACGCCGGGTCAGTACCGGATCGGGGCGCAGCAGGTGGGTTTTGCCAAAACGTATAGTAAACCGTTCGCTGTCGACGCCACGCAGTCGTCGGTGGCTGGCCCTGAGCTGACCCTCGCCGAGGAGTCGAAAAACCTGAGCGAAGTAAAGGTGGTTGCCAAGAAGCCGTTCATCGAGCAGCAGGTCGACCGGACGGTGGTTAACGTGGAAAACAGCATCGTATCGAGCGGCAACACGGCCCTAGAGGTGCTCGAAAAGGCGCCCGGTGTCACCATTGACCGCCAGAATGATCAGATTCAGCTGAAAGGAAAGGCGGGCGTTATTGTGATGATCGACGGTAAGCAGACCTACCTCTCGGTACAGGAAGTATCAAACCTGCTGAAAAACACGCCGAGCGATAACATCGAGAAAATCGAGATTATCACGAACCCCGGTTCTAAATACGATGCGTCGGGCAATTCGGGTATTATCAACATCAAGATGAAGCGCGACAAGAATTTCGGAACAAACGGCACGGCGATTCTGGGCGCGGGTGTAGGTCGGTTCGAGAAAACCAACGCCAGCATCAACCTCAACCACCGTCAGGGCAAAATGACCTCGTTTGGTAGCGTGAACGCCCGGTACGGCCGCTCGTTTCAGATGAACGACATCAGCCGCGTGATTCCGTTGCAGGGGCAAACGTCGTACTTCGACCAAAATTCGTACCGGGTCAACTTCTCACGCAACGTCAATTTCCGGGCGGGCTTTGATTACAACCTGACGCGCAAAAGCACCGTTGGCGCTGTTCTGACGGGTTTCTCGAACCTTTGGGCGCAACCCAACGGCATCAATACGAGCTATATCAGCAACGCCAACCGTGAGGTAACCCTGGTGCCGACTACCAACATCCGGTCGGAAAATCGCTGGAACAACATCACCGGTAACGTCAACTACAAGTATGATTTCAACGGGAAAGGGCGTGAACTGACCGCCGACGCCGACTACTCACGCTTCAACGCTGACAACCTCAACGATATGACCACCCGGTTTTACAATGCCGCCGGGGCGGAGGTGCAGGGAGCGCAGCGGTTTCGTAACCCGATGATGGCCGAAATCAATATCTGGGCCGCTAAAGCCGATTACGTACACCCGACGAAGAAAGGCAAAATCGAAGCCGGGGTGAAAAGCAGCCTTGTTAGTACCGACAACGATATGCGCTACTTCGACATTATCGACAACCGCGAGGTGGTGAATACCAACCAGACCAACCGGTTCCAGTACAACGAAAACATCAACGCGGCTTACACCAACTTTGCGACCAGGCTGAACAAGAAAACGAACCTGCAGGCAGGCCTTCGGATGGAGCATACGCACTCAGAAGGTAAGTCGGTGACGCTGAACCAAACGGTTACCCGCGATTATGTCAACCTGTTCCCAACGGTACACGTATCGCGGCAGCTCGACACCAACCACGTCCTGAACGTATCGTACAGCCGCCGAATTGACCGGCCGAGCTACCAGGACCTGAACCCGTTTAAGTTCTACCTCGACAAGTACACGTATCAGGAGGGTAACCCCTACCTGCGCCCGCAGCTGACGCACTCGGTTGAGATGACCCACGTGTACAAGAGCGCGTTCTCGACTACGCTTGGCTACAGCCGCACCAACGACGTGATTTTCCGCGAGGTGCCCGGCCAAAACCCCGCCGACTCGACCACGTTTGTGATGACCCAGAACATGCGCTTGCAGCAGAACGTAAACCTGACCCTGAGCTTCCCGGTTCAGGTGCGGAAGTGGTGGATGATGCAGAACAACATCACGGCGCTGTACAACAACATCGACGCCGAGTACCGGGGCGCGAACCTGAACGTGAAAGTGTTGACGTACAACCTCTACACCTCGAACAACTTCACCCTCGGTAAAGGCTTCAGTGCCGAACTGGCAGGCTGGTTCAATTCAGCAGGGGTGTACGGTATCATCAAAACCCAGCCGATGGGCGCATTCAGCCTTGGGGTGCAGAAGCGGGTACTCGACGGAAAAGGTACGCTCCGGGTCAACGTAAACGACCCCTTCTGGATTAACAAATTCCGGGGCTCGGCGCAGTATCAGGACATCAACCTCAAAATGCAGTCGCGGTGGGAGAGCCGTCAGGTACGGGCTACGTTTACCTACCGATTTGGCAACCAGAACGTAAAAGCGGCTCGTCAGCGGCAGTCGGCCACCTCGGCAGAACAAAACCGCGTACAGAGCAACAACTAA
- a CDS encoding outer membrane beta-barrel protein — protein sequence MKPFLLFCAAALTSLTTATAQTAHTSPSEAPYKPRIIKDFGFYIGINGVSGAGADAFQLRPLGSRFVALSWRRQLPLSNRPDGPRIGVGPEIAWNNFMFERDQRLVSTVNPATGRQESVLVGDNRDLKRTKLTTFQGNIPVLLMFGPSDRVTFGVGAYAGIRLDSYTKVKPDGGETTRNHGGYNTTSLRWGLTAEAAWGEDTGLFVRYEPSTMLFRDGQGPKVNVWSVGIRL from the coding sequence ATGAAACCATTCCTTCTCTTCTGCGCTGCCGCCCTTACTTCGCTCACGACTGCGACCGCCCAAACCGCCCATACGTCGCCTAGCGAAGCGCCCTACAAACCCCGCATCATCAAAGATTTTGGTTTTTATATCGGTATCAACGGCGTGAGTGGTGCCGGAGCCGATGCCTTTCAGCTACGTCCGCTCGGGTCGCGGTTTGTGGCCCTGTCGTGGCGTCGGCAACTGCCCCTGAGCAACCGGCCCGATGGCCCCCGCATTGGTGTCGGGCCCGAAATTGCCTGGAACAACTTCATGTTCGAGCGGGATCAGCGGCTGGTATCAACCGTAAACCCGGCAACGGGTCGGCAGGAGTCGGTGCTGGTGGGCGATAACCGCGATCTGAAACGGACTAAACTGACCACGTTTCAGGGTAATATTCCGGTACTGCTCATGTTTGGCCCGTCTGATCGAGTAACCTTTGGGGTAGGAGCGTACGCCGGTATCCGGCTCGACAGCTATACGAAAGTAAAACCCGACGGTGGTGAGACTACCCGTAATCACGGCGGATACAACACCACCTCGCTACGGTGGGGACTCACGGCCGAAGCCGCCTGGGGCGAAGACACCGGCCTGTTTGTCCGCTACGAACCATCTACCATGCTTTTCCGCGATGGCCAGGGACCCAAAGTAAACGTTTGGTCGGTTGGTATCCGGTTGTAA
- a CDS encoding DUF5694 domain-containing protein, whose product MKPLFALLVLLFTRLPTTVGQPLDVLMVGTSHNYGKKQVEKFDSLIRQIATFKPDALYGEFLSAADYDALTNYWNKANVERRLAYVRQTAYPAPKNPDQFIRETRRLLRKQPQLHQERMKLARVLYLNRDMANARYHLYRLDKARPQFGPDEVAAYRAILGEPDSLYTNRSSEYHNVVFPLMDALGIDELGAMDSQRHDLAWQAAWDRVDTLYRAWTDHLTDSTSTEARRFTALMNRVRTLLQAESQAEKAGQSTWFFNSPAGDEMLNIVNFYGAHRLFGATGFPQKEVEAMLAQWQNRNDDMVRNTVERARQRGAKRVVVFVGANHRKIMVDGFRATPGVTVVELNSL is encoded by the coding sequence ATGAAACCGCTATTCGCCCTGCTCGTTCTCCTGTTTACAAGATTACCAACCACCGTTGGCCAGCCCCTCGACGTACTCATGGTGGGTACGTCGCACAATTACGGCAAAAAGCAAGTTGAGAAATTCGATAGTCTGATTCGGCAGATTGCCACGTTCAAGCCTGACGCCCTGTACGGCGAGTTTTTGTCGGCCGCCGACTACGACGCCCTGACGAATTACTGGAACAAAGCCAATGTAGAACGACGGTTGGCCTACGTCCGGCAGACGGCTTACCCGGCGCCTAAAAACCCGGACCAGTTTATCCGCGAAACCCGCCGGTTACTGCGTAAGCAACCCCAACTTCATCAGGAGCGTATGAAACTGGCGCGGGTGCTGTACCTCAATCGGGATATGGCCAACGCCCGCTACCACCTGTACCGGCTCGATAAGGCCCGCCCACAGTTCGGGCCCGACGAGGTAGCCGCCTACCGCGCTATTTTGGGCGAGCCCGATTCGCTATACACTAATCGCTCCAGCGAATACCATAATGTGGTGTTTCCGCTGATGGATGCACTTGGTATTGATGAACTGGGGGCGATGGACAGCCAACGACACGACCTTGCCTGGCAGGCCGCCTGGGACCGCGTCGACACGCTTTACCGGGCCTGGACCGACCACCTGACCGACAGTACCTCGACGGAGGCCCGCCGGTTTACCGCGCTGATGAATCGCGTTCGTACCTTATTGCAGGCTGAGAGCCAGGCCGAAAAGGCGGGTCAGTCAACCTGGTTTTTCAACTCACCTGCGGGCGATGAAATGCTCAATATCGTGAATTTCTACGGGGCACACCGCCTGTTTGGCGCTACGGGCTTTCCGCAAAAAGAGGTCGAGGCCATGCTGGCCCAGTGGCAAAATCGAAACGACGATATGGTGCGCAATACCGTAGAACGGGCCCGGCAGAGGGGTGCCAAACGCGTAGTTGTTTTCGTCGGGGCCAATCACCGCAAAATCATGGTCGATGGGTTCCGGGCCACCCCCGGCGTCACCGTGGTCGAATTAAATTCTTTGTGA
- a CDS encoding sensor histidine kinase has protein sequence MTFNRQLSRPLLRNLLYLGLFLLPLSLDLINPNRDRIEFSLFGSTFVLVFLLTAWFEHVVVLNRFLDRQQYVQTGLGSILALFFFVGVRYLVEQQLTRLLFGSVNYDPTDLTASYYLSDNRYYALASVGLGVLFKLIEDWIVLQQERRALVSEKTTAELAFLKSQINPHFLFNTLNNIYALAYTKSDAAPGAILKLSELMRYMLYESTGGPGGDASPPQKVILSREIEYLRNLVDLETLRVPNAQVQFVVDGNTDLYRIEPMLLISLVENAFKHGNLTDPNHPLVIRLSVRQGQLQAEVTNKKGHHQKDATGGIGLPNVRRRLALLYPNRHQLHIHEDAQTFVCRLEISL, from the coding sequence ATGACGTTCAATCGCCAACTTAGCCGCCCCCTTCTCCGTAACCTGCTGTACCTGGGTCTATTTTTGCTACCCCTCTCGCTCGACCTCATCAACCCCAACCGCGACCGAATCGAGTTCAGCCTGTTTGGATCCACCTTTGTGCTTGTTTTTCTGCTCACGGCCTGGTTTGAGCACGTCGTAGTGCTGAACCGGTTTCTCGACAGGCAGCAGTATGTACAAACCGGGCTGGGGTCGATTTTGGCCTTGTTCTTTTTTGTTGGCGTGCGCTATCTGGTTGAGCAGCAGTTAACCCGGCTCTTGTTCGGGTCAGTCAATTACGACCCTACCGACCTGACAGCCAGTTATTATTTGAGCGATAACCGATACTACGCTTTGGCAAGCGTGGGGCTGGGTGTTCTGTTTAAGCTAATCGAAGACTGGATTGTGCTGCAACAGGAGCGCCGGGCGTTGGTAAGCGAGAAAACAACCGCCGAGCTGGCTTTCCTTAAATCGCAGATCAACCCGCACTTTCTGTTCAACACGCTCAACAATATTTACGCCCTGGCCTACACCAAGTCAGATGCCGCACCGGGGGCCATTCTGAAACTGTCGGAGCTGATGCGCTACATGCTTTACGAAAGCACGGGCGGACCGGGCGGAGATGCCTCTCCACCCCAGAAAGTAATCCTCAGCCGGGAGATTGAGTACCTACGCAACCTGGTCGATCTGGAAACTCTGCGGGTTCCCAACGCACAGGTCCAGTTTGTGGTCGATGGGAACACCGATTTATACCGCATTGAGCCAATGCTGCTTATTTCACTCGTGGAAAATGCCTTTAAACACGGCAACCTCACCGACCCCAACCACCCCCTCGTTATTCGGTTGAGTGTGCGGCAGGGGCAGTTACAGGCCGAGGTTACCAACAAAAAAGGCCATCATCAGAAAGACGCGACCGGCGGCATAGGCTTGCCCAACGTGCGCCGTCGGTTAGCTTTGTTGTACCCCAACCGGCACCAACTCCACATCCACGAAGACGCGCAGACGTTTGTCTGTCGGCTCGAAATAAGCCTGTAA